In Lates calcarifer isolate ASB-BC8 linkage group LG15, TLL_Latcal_v3, whole genome shotgun sequence, one genomic interval encodes:
- the si:dkey-250k15.4 gene encoding uncharacterized protein si:dkey-250k15.4, with protein sequence MRRMCGRASTDRENILHIFNKHSEPTDKNCCSVNRFTAGCKCLNKTDGQHKMKRLRTRKERSQMRGGEREASKTKLYHHHCRRQSSKDTAHFHSCCHSSCHCPSRRDVPFPNVVPAAQEPSIITDSRLIGHHGLFNHEVKSVHIERLLSEQRKQEKSGQKAQEKNHAISHPSLTPHIPFPLPSNDLLGADTDEVVPFEKKAESATDTHDDCQEKEKKISHGSDITPGQRPQQQPDLPSGSYKSLNVVIIKSMKANSVMPEKYRESQLTPTISRDTVKMLNKNIKTRMASTLKPTAKNQEPPAHQTQAHGLSPSPLQLYHSPTADNFGIQHRRQDPGSVSKCVSTVAARLCDGLHFPLMRRRNLVAESREVLLKALRERHGPRLQENLFRQQQHLSSGTDLTKAVRDHILELSMIDEDELLPTAFQAKSARQPCFDTHKTTSFKMRSMRFNWKSSLQPHQNMEQISEWLTSPVDTSASLLDDILRPSCSPQFCMDFEPSGASACDHLSALSPTSCWGEKASASQLWDSSNRPKSKELFTLDSFDNSFMNHTRAARERSHGPQHNDSNIQPFFPYQTELPDRHSAEPMHFAQERDPSETDRYSFTRTFPTQSHNPNQSNRFQTSNQFSHPASCPPLRSYHTDMTFYPPSHMLERSPAPPLSSLPSPELWSFPPMRLY encoded by the exons ATGCGCCGAATGTGTGGCAGGGCTtcaacagacagagaaaatatcTTACATATTTTCAACAAACACTCAGAGCCAACAGATAAAAACTGTTGCTCAGTGAACAGATTCACTGCAGGCTGCAAATGTTTAAACAAGACAGATGGGCAGCACAAAATGAAACGACTGAGGACCCGAAAGGAGAGGAGTCAGATGAGAGGTGGTGAGAGAGAGGCCTCAAAGACCAAATTATATCACCATCACTGCCGTCGCCAAAGCAGTAAAGACACAGCACATTTCCATAGCTGTTGTCATAGTAGTTGTCATTGTCCTTCAAGAAGAGATGTGCCATTTCCAAATGTTGTTCCTGCTGCACAGGAGCCCAGCATCATCACAGACAGCCGCCTGATAGGACACCACGGCCTGTTCAACCATGAGGTGAAGTCTGTTCACATTGAACGGTTGTTAAGTGAGCAGCGGAAGCAGGAGAAAAGTGGACAGAAAGCACAGGAGAAGAACCATGCTATTTCACACCCATCCTTAACACCTCACATTCCTTTTCCACTCCCCAGCAATGATTTGTTGGGTGCTGATACTGATGAGGTTGTGCCATTTGAAAAGAAAGCAGAGTCTGCTACAGACACCCATGATGATTgccaggagaaagagaagaaaatcagTCATGGATCAGATATTACACCTGGGCAGAGACCACAGCAACAACCTGACCTCCCATCTGGAAGCTACAAAAGCCTCAATGTAGTGATAATCAAGAGCATGAAGGCCAATTCTGTCATGCCTGAAAAGTACAGAGAGTCTCAGCTGACTCCCACTATTTCTCGAGACACTGTGAAGATGTTAAACAAGAACATAAAGACACGTATGGCTTCTACTCTCAAACCCACTGCAAAGAACCAGGAGCCTCCTGCTCATCAGACACAAGCTCATGGTCTGAGCCCAAGCCCACTTCAGCTCTACCACTCACCCACTGCTGACAACTTCGGCATACAGCACAGAAGGCAAGACCCTGGCTCTGTATCGAAGTGCGTCAGCACGGTGGCAGCACGCTTGTGTGACGGTCTGCATTTCCCACTTATGAGAAGGAGAAACCTGGTGGCAGAGAGCAGGGAGGTGCTGCTGAAGGCTCTGCGAGAGAGGCACGGACCCCGGCTTCAGGAAAACCTTTTCAGGCAGCAGCAACACCTCAGCTCTGGTACTGATCTCACAAAGGCAGTCCGGGATCACATTCTGGAGCTATCCATGATAGATGAAGATGAGCTCTTGCCCACAG CGTTTCAAGCCAAAAGTGCACGTCAGCCATGTTTTGACACCCACAAAACCACATCTTTCAAAATGAGAAGTATGCGTTTTAACTGGAAGTCCAGTCTACAGCCACATCAGAACATGGAACAG ATTTCTGAGTGGCTAACAAGTCCTGTGGATACTTCTGCCAGTCTTTTGGATGATATCCTCAGACCTAGTTGCTCTCCTCAGTTCTGCATGGACTTTGAGCCCTCTGGAGCTTCAGCATGTGATCAtttgtctgctctctctcctaCTTCATGCTGGGGAGAAAAAGCCTCAGCATCTCAACTCTGGGACAGTTCCAACAGGCCAAAGAGCAAAGAGTTGTTTACGCTTGATTCCTTTGACAACAGCTTTATGAACCACACCAGAGCAGCTAGAGAGAGGAGCCATGGGCCTCAGCACAATGACAGCAACATACAGCCCTTCTTTCCTTACCAAACAGAGCTGCCAGATAGACACTCAGCAGAGCCAATGCACTTTGCTCAGGAGAGAGACCCCTCTGAAACTGACAGATACTCTTTTACTCGCACCTTCCCCACCCAAAGTCATAATCCTAATCAGAGCAACCGTTTCCAGACTTCCAACCAATTCAGTCACCCTGCAAGTTGCCCTCCCCTCAGGTCCtaccacactgacatgacattttACCCCCCATCTCACATGCTTGAAAGAAGCCCAGCACCTCCCCTTTCATCTTTACCCAGCCCCGAGCTCTGGTCCTTCCCTCCTATGAGGCTGTATTAA
- the pafah1b3 gene encoding platelet-activating factor acetylhydrolase IB subunit gamma, which translates to MSAEDPNPAATPTPCVDTQGDGRWMSLHNRFVSDSKDKEPDVLFVGDSLIQLMHQFGIWRQLFSPLHALNFGVGGDATQHVLWRLSNGELDNISPKVVVLWVGTNNHGHTPEQICGGIMAIVQVIKNKLPHAHTLILSVLPRGKLPNPLRDRNAKVNELVQEAVSTLPHASFLDVDPGFVHSNGSISHQDMYDYLHLTPQGYQAVCEPLHAHLKSMLDKPAEN; encoded by the exons ATGAGTGCAGAAGACCCTAATCCAGCCGCCACACCCACCCCCTGTGTGGACACCCAGGGAGATGGACGATGGATGTCTCTG CACAACCGCTTTGTGTCTGACAGCAAAGACAAAGAACCAGATGTCTTGTTTGTCGGAGACTCTCTCATTCAGCTCATGCACCAGTTTGGG ATATGGAGGCAgctgttctctcctctccatgCCCTCAATTTTGGGGTTGGTGGTGATGCAACACAACATGTGCTCTGGAGACTGAGCAACGGTGAACTGGATAACATCAGCCCAAAG gtTGTGGTGCTGTGGGTAGGCACCAACAATCATGGTCACACTCCTGAACAGATCTGTGGAGGGATCATGGCTATCGTCCAAGTCATCAAGAACAAGCTCCCCCATGCTCACACGCTTATACTT TCTGTACTGCCCAGAGGTAAATTGCCAAACCCTCTGCGGGATAGAAATGCCAAAGTGAATGAGCTGGTCCAGGAGGCCGTGTCAACCCTCCCTCACGCCTCTTTCCTCGACGTGGACCCCGGCTTTGTCCACTCCAATGGTAGCATCTCCCACCAGGACATGTATGACTACCTTCATCTGACTCCCCAGGGCTACCAGGCTGTGTGCGAACCCCTGCATGCTCATCTCAAGTCCATGCTGGATAAACCTGCTGAGAACTGA
- the LOC108880659 gene encoding carcinoembryonic antigen-related cell adhesion molecule 5, producing MLLSSSGFLASGAVEVQPSVNPAVVGDTVTLSLSPLANPRSGRWAVGESLILTWLGDQQAVVPTYNGRASVNVLTGALILTSVTVADSGVYVVQSDDPQLRANVSITVLERITDVTLKANQTDFVEFNSSAVIVCSVSSGSSLSFLWMNGSSEVTASDRVQLTDGNSTLTVVNVTRYDQGPFRCGVFNLVSNSTSDPVNFTISYGPDNMALTVNGQNTTSFLVGSNLTMLCSAQSNPPAQLQWAFRGELVNTTGPLLELYSVTEDQSGPYSCLALNNHTNINSNVTSHVMIAKSPFSGSEQQAVSVWLLPLLLLVGFLLSLPDVGGSSSPWMTLMQKLQNDRDHVCCQSIYASENPLPVGSNVTLYSQAVVTTGVWMFETNLIVMIFPGSIIIHDTWRDRVSYNSTSSALTIKSLRLGDSGLYTLQTVNSFRGQLTLSVQVPISNVTLKARATNLVEFNDTAVLMCSVSSGSSLSYVWLKGHHEVTAGGNVQLSNGNATLTIVSVTLYDEGPFKCSVSNGVSNEISPSVYLNISYGPSNTTMIIMPMVSPYIYRTGSNIMLSCTTVSKPPAMIQWMYNGMYLNEYGSQIQLYNITESDSGSYKCVFHNTVTSRFSSVSSMLWMLDPLEVVVVNHTGGPPILHEPFTLHCEVTGTVDRIQWWRNWQLISPNDTIIFNMNNKTMTFNPVQYSDNGQYRCQAFNSVSNMTSSPYTVDVKYGPGMPTIMGPSVAKTGYSITFSCHASSNPPSHYRWYFNDYPVANTSEYVTPPLTRNMSGMYTCLAYHDITGQNKTAYTMLTVVDPIEDVQVETTMYPPKEGYPYMLTCNVTGPADYIYWMKDGMKLHKDNRTVFNMDNKTVTFNPLKRNDTGYYNCMAMNAVGNMTSPPHKLLVYFGPETPVIHMPSFAETGQFVTFTCSAMSVPPSQISWWFNGTEVANTSVFTTHCLSLNMSGEYTCMAYNNVTGKNSTSFKMLTVIEAIESVMIKNNTIPIDTESFTLTCEVVGPYDMIYWMKDDMYLNINSSDANPHMHYHIENDTLHFTPVTMYNDGSYRCVAANQAAKHKSPTYMLLVNYGPLSVTITGPSLGTSGLSVSLRCSADSRPDCDFYWFINNTSSEVIGNHAVITFPATKENEGNYICKARNPVTNITLYKTKAFSVTGHASAIHFPCRGSLMLIGLFALLFN from the exons ATGTTGCTCTCCTCCTCAGGTTTTCTGGCCTCTGGTGCTGTGGAGGTCCAGCCCTCTGTCAACCCTGCTGTAGTCGGGGACACAGtgacactgtctctgtctccactgGCAAATCCAAGGAGCGGAAGGTGGGCAGTGGGAGAGTCCCTCATCCTCACCTGGCTGGGGGACCAACAGGCGGTTGTCCCCACTTACAATGGCAGGGCATCAGTCAACGTCCTCACTGGTGCTCTCATTCTGACCTCCGTCACTGTGGCCGACTCAGGAGTCTACGTGGTGCAGAGCGATGACCCCCAGCTTAGGGCCAACGTTTCCATCACTGTTCTGG AACGCATCACAGATGTAACACTGAAGGCAAATCAAACCGACTTTGTGGAGTTCAACAGTTCAGCAGTCATTGTGTGCTCTGTCTCCTCCGgatcctccctctctttcctctggaTGAACGGCAGCTCTGAGGTTACAGCCAGTGACAGAGTTCAGCTCACTGATGGAAACTCCACTCTCACTGTAGTCAATGTGACCCGCTATGACCAGGGACCATTCAGATGTGGTGTGTTCAATCTTGTCAGTAACAGCACCAGTGATCCAGTTAACTTTACCATCAGCT acgGCCCAGATAACATGGCTCTCACAGTGAACGGACAGAACACAACTTCCTTTTTGGTTGGGTCCAATCTGACCATGCTCTGTTCAGCACAGTCAAATCCTCCAGCTCAGCTTCAGTGGGCTTTCAGAGGAGAGTTAGTGAACACCACAGGTCCATTGTTGGAGCTGTACAGCGTCACCGAGGATCAAAGTGGTCCATACTCCTGTCTGGCCTTAAACAATCACACTAACATTAACAGCAACGTCACCTCACACGTCATGATTGCAA AGTCTCCGTTCTCAGGATCTGAACAACAGGCAGTCAGTGTGTGGCTCCTTCCCCTGCTGCTATTGGTGGGATTCCTCCTCTCATTGCCAG ATGTTGGAGGCTCATCCAGTCCATGGATGACTTTGATGCA AAAGTTGCAGAATGACAGAG ATCATGTGTGCTGCCAGAGCATATATGCCTCTGAGAACCCCTTACCCGTGGGCAGCAATGTCACACTATACAGCCAGGCCGTTGTCACTACAGGTGTATGGATGTTCGAGACCAACCTCATTGTGATGATATTTCCAGGAAGTATAATCATACATGACACTTGGCGTGACAGGGTTTCGTACAATTCAACCAGTTCAGCACTGACTATAAAGTCACTACGACTGGGAGACTCTGGATTGTATACATTACAGACAGTGAATTCCTTTCGTGGTCAGCTAACGCTGTCAGTCCAAG tgcCTATTTCCAACGTGACCCTGAAGGCAAGAGCAACCAACCTGGTGGAGTTCAATGACACAGCAGTTCTCATGTGCTCTGTGTCCAGTGGCTCGTCCCTGTCTTATGTTTGGCTGAAGGGCCACCATGAGGTGACAGCCGGCGGGAACGTACAGCTCAGCAATGGAAACGCCACTCTCACCATAGTCAGCGTGACCCTTTACGATGAGGGGCCGTTCAAGTGCAGTGTGTCCAACGGTGTCAGCAACGAAATCAGTCCCTCTGTATATCTGAACATCAGTT ATGGTCCAAGTAACACAACAATGATAATCATGCCCATGGTATCACCCTACATCTACAGGACAGGGTCTAATATCATGCTGTCATGCACAACAGTGTCCAAACCCCCAGCAATGATCCAGTGGATGTATAATGGGATGTACCTAAATGAATATGGCTCACAGATTCAGCTATACAACATTACAGAGAGCGACTCAGGAAGttacaaatgtgtgtttcaCAACACAGTCACATCCAGGTTCAGCAGTGTGAGTTCAATGCTCTGGATGTTAG ATCCACTAGAAGTAGTTGTGGTGAATCATACCGGTGGACCACCAATACTTCATGAGCCATTCACTCTGCATTGTGAAGTGACCGGAACTGTTGACAGaattcagtggtggaggaacTGGCAGCTTATTTCCCCTAATGATACAATCATATTCAACATGAACAACAAGACAATGACGTTCAACCCAGTCCAATATTCAGATAATGGACAGTACAGGTGTCAGGCTTTTAATTCTGTAAGCAACATGACCAGCAGCCCCTACACAGTCGACGTAAAAT ATGGACCGGGGATGCCAACTATCATGGGACCATCTGTGGCGAAGACAGGATATAGCATCACATTCAGCTGCCACGCATCATCAAACCCCCCCAGCCACTACAGGTGGTACTTCAATGATTATCCAGTGGCCAATACATCTGAGTATGTAACACCTCCTCTTACCAGAAATATGAGTGGGATGTACACTTGCCTGGCCTACCACGACATCACCGGCCAAAACAAGACTGCATACACGATGCTCACTGTTGTTG aCCCAATAGAAGATGTCCAAGTAGAAACAACAATGTATCCTCCCAAAGAGGGTTATCCATATATGCTGACATGCAATGTGACTGGACCTGCAGACTATATTTACTGGATGAAGGATGGTATGAAACTGCACAAAGACAACAGAACTGTTTTCAACATGGATAACAAGACAGTCACCTTCAACCCACTAAAACGCAATGATACAGGATACTACAACTGTATGGCTATGAATGCTGTTGGAAACATGACCAGCCCTCCTCACAAGCTCCTCGTGTACT TTGGACCCGAGACACCCGTCATTCATATGCCAAGTTTTGCTGAGACAGGACAATTCGTGACCTTCACCTGCTCTGCCATGTCAGTGCCTCCCAGTCAGATCAGCTGGTGGTTCAATGGCACCGAGGTGGCCAACACATCAGTGTTCACAACtcactgtttgtctttaaaCATGAGCGGAGAATACACCTGCATGGCATACAATAATGTGACGGGAAAGAACAGCACAAGTTTCAAGATGCTCACAGTTATTG AGGCCATAGAGTCAGTGATgatcaaaaacaacacaattccAATAGACACTGAAAGCTTTACTCTAACCTGTGAAGTTGTTGGGCCCTACGACATGATCTACTGGATGAAGGACGACATGTACCTCAACATAAACAGCTCTGACGCTAACCCACACATGCACTACCACATTGAAAACGACACGCTGCACTTCACTCCGGTGACAATGTACAATGACGGGTCGTATCGGTGTGTCGCTGCCAATCAGGCTGCTAAACATAAAAGCCCCACGTACATGCTCCTGGTGAATT ATGGCCCTCTGAGTGTGACCATCACCGGTCCATCCCTAGGAACATCAGGCCTCAGCGTGTCTCTGAGGTGCTCTGCTGATTCCCGACCAGACTGCGACTTCTACTGGTTCATAAACAATACGTCATCAGAGGTTATAGGGAATCATGCTGTTATCACTTTCCCTGCAACAAAAGAGAATGAGGGGAACTACATATGTAAAGCGAGGAACCCTGTGACCAACATCACGCTGTACAAGACTAAAGCTTTCAGTGTCACTG GTCACGCCTCTGCCATCCACTTCCCATGCAGAGGCAGTCTGATGTTGATTGGTCTGTTTGCCTTGCTGTTCAACTGA
- the LOC108880702 gene encoding carcinoembryonic antigen-related cell adhesion molecule 20 isoform X1 yields the protein MESNMNSITMMSYWKNLCCVLLVVLMGKGVSGLGAKVRISWSGEVTAGTSTTFTCSSSCFPNCIYTWSFKGRTVNGSKLAWTPDGLDSTVELQCTVLNPETGLSSSATSILEIKNPVSVKVSPPNSVPSLNHPLNLVCHDATSGDLHHPSDLVWYKDGQKVSLRENMRLLQNNLTLHFDSLLPSDAGFYLCETSLQQTRVSSLGYLLNFDPWNVSISGPDIVFPGRLSQFTCLMSCTLNVECTVRWPFKGGFPIGTFLSIHANELKWTPSIPGTFQNFTCVVENVAAGLFAEATKTVEVKGIPVSGSEVVQLHRLFAVILSLGLLVLLVF from the exons ATGGAGTCGAACATGAACAGCATTACCATGATGTCCTACTGGAAGaatctttgctgtgttttgttggtGGTACTGATGGGTAAAG GTGTATCAGGTTTGGGGGCCAAGGTGAGGATTTCCTGGAGTGGCGAGGTGACCGCTGGTACCAGCACCACTTTCAcctgttcttcttcttgtttccCAAACTGCATCTACACCTGGTCCTTTAAGGGCCGTACAGTCAATGGGAGCAAATTAGCCTGGACACCAGATGGACTAGACAGTACAGTTGAACTGCAGTGCACTGTCCTCAATCCAGAAACAGGACTCTCCAGCAGTGCAACCTCCATTTTGGAAATTAAAA ATCCAGTGTCTGTGAAAGTCAGTCCACCAAACAGTGTCCCATCTCTCAACCACCCACTGAATCTGGTCTGCCATGATGCGACATCAGGTGACCTCCATCACCCATCGGACCTGGTCTGGTACAAAGATGGACAGAAAGTGAGCCTGCGTGAGAACATGCGGCTGCTGCAAAACAACCTCACGCTTCACTTTGACTCACTGTTGCCGTCTGATGCTGGATTCTACCTCTGTGAGACCTCTCTACAGCAGACAAGAGTTTCCAGCCTGGGCTACCTGCTCAACT TTGATCCATGGAATGTCAGCATCAGCGGACCTGACATTGTGTTTCCCGGCAGACTAAGTCAGTTCACCTGCCTAATGAGCTGTACCTTAAATGTTGAGTGTACTGTCAGATGGCCATTTAAAGGAGGTTTCCCCATTGGAACCTTCTTGTCAATCCATGCAAATGAGCTCAAGTGGACCCCTTCTATACCCGGTACTTTCCAAAACTTCACCTGCGTTGTAGAAAATGTAGCTGCTGGACTCTTTGCCGAGGCCACCAAGACGGTAGAGGTTAAAG GCATTCCTGTCTCTGGATCTGAAGTGGTGCAGCTTCACAGACTGTTTGCAGTGATCCTCAGCCTGGGCCTGCTGGTACTGCTGGTATTCTGA
- the LOC108880702 gene encoding carcinoembryonic antigen-related cell adhesion molecule 20 isoform X2, whose product MESNMNSITMMSYWKNLCCVLLVVLMGVSGLGAKVRISWSGEVTAGTSTTFTCSSSCFPNCIYTWSFKGRTVNGSKLAWTPDGLDSTVELQCTVLNPETGLSSSATSILEIKNPVSVKVSPPNSVPSLNHPLNLVCHDATSGDLHHPSDLVWYKDGQKVSLRENMRLLQNNLTLHFDSLLPSDAGFYLCETSLQQTRVSSLGYLLNFDPWNVSISGPDIVFPGRLSQFTCLMSCTLNVECTVRWPFKGGFPIGTFLSIHANELKWTPSIPGTFQNFTCVVENVAAGLFAEATKTVEVKGIPVSGSEVVQLHRLFAVILSLGLLVLLVF is encoded by the exons ATGGAGTCGAACATGAACAGCATTACCATGATGTCCTACTGGAAGaatctttgctgtgttttgttggtGGTACTGATGG GTGTATCAGGTTTGGGGGCCAAGGTGAGGATTTCCTGGAGTGGCGAGGTGACCGCTGGTACCAGCACCACTTTCAcctgttcttcttcttgtttccCAAACTGCATCTACACCTGGTCCTTTAAGGGCCGTACAGTCAATGGGAGCAAATTAGCCTGGACACCAGATGGACTAGACAGTACAGTTGAACTGCAGTGCACTGTCCTCAATCCAGAAACAGGACTCTCCAGCAGTGCAACCTCCATTTTGGAAATTAAAA ATCCAGTGTCTGTGAAAGTCAGTCCACCAAACAGTGTCCCATCTCTCAACCACCCACTGAATCTGGTCTGCCATGATGCGACATCAGGTGACCTCCATCACCCATCGGACCTGGTCTGGTACAAAGATGGACAGAAAGTGAGCCTGCGTGAGAACATGCGGCTGCTGCAAAACAACCTCACGCTTCACTTTGACTCACTGTTGCCGTCTGATGCTGGATTCTACCTCTGTGAGACCTCTCTACAGCAGACAAGAGTTTCCAGCCTGGGCTACCTGCTCAACT TTGATCCATGGAATGTCAGCATCAGCGGACCTGACATTGTGTTTCCCGGCAGACTAAGTCAGTTCACCTGCCTAATGAGCTGTACCTTAAATGTTGAGTGTACTGTCAGATGGCCATTTAAAGGAGGTTTCCCCATTGGAACCTTCTTGTCAATCCATGCAAATGAGCTCAAGTGGACCCCTTCTATACCCGGTACTTTCCAAAACTTCACCTGCGTTGTAGAAAATGTAGCTGCTGGACTCTTTGCCGAGGCCACCAAGACGGTAGAGGTTAAAG GCATTCCTGTCTCTGGATCTGAAGTGGTGCAGCTTCACAGACTGTTTGCAGTGATCCTCAGCCTGGGCCTGCTGGTACTGCTGGTATTCTGA